One genomic segment of Mycolicibacterium chubuense NBB4 includes these proteins:
- a CDS encoding UDP-glucose/GDP-mannose dehydrogenase family protein codes for MTPTASPRSVLIWHVHGSWTESFVAGGHRCLIPVDDQRDECGRGLLGRHWPQAREVPLRQLSTHDVDLVVLQRPLEIDLTARHLGRRPGVDIPAVYVGTDLLPALSAHAPIDVWGMGTTQLNEDSRIPRAVTGRGDVSGARVLDEVSRRRVFCTPRVGRRWVLTEWPQFRDLDWAAVADQAPGAVVVDTRNLLDRDVVEAAGLHYLGNGRADGF; via the coding sequence ATGACGCCGACCGCGAGCCCACGTAGCGTGCTGATCTGGCACGTACACGGTTCGTGGACCGAGTCTTTCGTCGCCGGTGGGCACCGCTGTCTGATCCCGGTCGACGACCAACGCGACGAGTGCGGCCGCGGCCTGCTCGGACGGCACTGGCCGCAGGCGCGAGAAGTACCCCTGCGGCAGCTGTCGACCCACGACGTCGATCTGGTGGTCCTGCAACGCCCACTCGAGATCGACCTCACGGCAAGACATCTGGGTCGCCGCCCCGGCGTGGACATCCCGGCGGTGTACGTGGGCACGGACCTGCTACCCGCATTGAGCGCTCACGCGCCGATCGACGTATGGGGCATGGGCACAACGCAATTGAACGAGGACTCGCGCATCCCGCGAGCGGTCACCGGACGCGGTGACGTGTCAGGCGCACGGGTGCTCGACGAGGTGTCGCGCAGGCGGGTCTTCTGCACACCCCGCGTTGGACGTCGCTGGGTGCTGACCGAGTGGCCGCAGTTCCGCGACCTGGACTGGGCCGCGGTCGCCGACCAGGCTCCCGGGGCCGTAGTCGTCGACACCCGCAACCTGCTCGACCGCGACGTCGTCGAGGCGGCGGGGCTGCACTATCTCGGCAACGGCCGGGCGGACGGCTTCTGA